From the genome of Vagococcus entomophilus:
GTTATCCTGTTAATGGTGCTTACAAAGTCTTAAAGAACATTAATTTACTTTTCGAAAAAGGAAAAAAATATGCAATTGTGGGATATAGTGGTAGTGGGAAAACGACTTTACTAAATATCATCGCCCAATTAATAGACGATTATACAGGAAATATTTTATACAATGGACAGAAGATAAATGTAGGTCAAGAAATTAATTACAATACTGTATTTGTTCATCAGGATACATTTATTTTTAATGAAAATTTGAAGAACAATATCACTTTATTACAAAACTATGCTGATTCTGTAGTGGAACGAGCAATACTTTTTTCAGAATTAGAAGAAAAAAATAATTGCATGGGTGAAACAATTGTTAATGAAAAAGGTGTAAATCTTTCTGGTGGAGAAAGGCAGCGAGTAGCAATTGCTAGAGCTGTTATACGAGATGCACCAATCATATTGATGGATGAAATTACTTCTGCATTGGATTACAAAACTGGACGACAAATTATAGAAAAGCTACTGCTCAATAAAGAAAAAACAATGATATTTGTAACACATGATCTTAGAAAATCATTTTTGAACACAATGGATCAGATTATTTGTTTAAAAAATGGAATAATCGTCGAACAAGGTGGCTACACTGAACTTTATCAAAAACAAGGTTTTTTTTATAGATTAAGCAATGCTAGTTAGTTTAAGGAGAATGAGCATGAATATAATTTTGAAAGTAGAGAGTCTGTCAAAAAAATATAATGAAACAACTATTTTGGATAAGGTATCATTCGGAATAAATCAGGGAGAAATTGTTGGCTTACTCGGAAGGAATGGTTCTGGTAAGACGACTCTAATGAAGGTGATTTTGGGTCTCACTGCATTTGATGGCGGAAAAGTTCTATTTAAAGAGAAAGATAATTATTTAGAAAAACCTGAATTAATGAGTGAGTTTGGCTATTTATTAGACTGTAAACTTTTTGAATATTTGAATGCCTACGATAATTTATATGTTTTTGACAAATACGCTAGTTCTAATAGAAGTAAAAAAGAACTACGTAAAAAAATAATTGAACTATTAGCGTTTGCAGATTTGCCCAATGATAAAAAAGTAGTTAAAGGTTTTTCTTTTGGAATGAAACAGAGATTAGGACTCGCGCTTTCTTTACTTGAAAATCCAAAGTTTCTACTATTAGATGAACCGTTTGTTGGTCTTGATCCACTTGGAGTAGAACAGTTACAAACAACAATTTTTGAAATGCGAGAGAAATATGGGATAACTATTTTGATTTCCTCGCATCAATTATCTGAAATAGAACAGATGTGTGACCGTTATCTTTATATCGAAAGCAAACACATTAAAGAAGTCCCCAAGGAGGAAAATATAAAGATAAAAATCACTTTGAAAGCGCCTCAAAAACAATTAATTCAAGCGCTAAAAAATCAAGTTTTGATAAAAGAAAACGAAATTTGTTTGAACTATGACATTAGTTTGCTTAATGATCTGTTGAAATTCATTTATGCAGAAGATGGAGAAATTGAAAAGTTATCTATTGAGAATCATAATCTAAGTAGTCTATTTAAGGGTGAGGAATGATGAAGAATATTATTCAAGCTGAATTATTTAAAATGTTTAAAAGAAGGATATTTATTGGGATTTTGTGTTTAAGTAGTTTCTCTCTATTATATGCACTAGGAATTTATTTTAAATGGCAATTTATTGTTATTGATGGAAGAGTAGATATAATTTCTTTTTCTACTAGTATGTGGGCGTTATTGATGATGCTTGGAATTCCTTTAGTGCTATTTTCATTTTTAGGTGCTTCTACTTTAGGAGGAGAAGTGAGTGACGGACAGATCCTTTTAGAAATTATTCGAACGAAATCTCGAGGGAAATTGGTCATAGGAAAATTTTTTTCGGTATCTATAGCTTTATTAATTTGCTATTTAATGAGTTATGTATTGTCAACACTATTTTATATCATTTTTATTTCCCATTCTGAAAATGGAAAAGGGATTCTTCTTGATTTCAAAGATTATCATCTTCATTTGGTTCTTGAAAGCATTGTTGGCTGTACTTTCTTAGTATTATTTATTGTTATTGGTATGTTATTTTCCATTAATTTTGGGACTTTTCGCGCAGTCATATTTTCTATGCTAGTCTATGTTGGATTAAAATTTATTTCGAATATTGAAGCAATCAACAAATGGTTACCTGGCTATTTCACATTAGTAGAGGATAGCGACTATTCGGTTGCGCTTATAATATATCATTTTGCAATAATAGTGGGAATCTCTATTTTGTTA
Proteins encoded in this window:
- a CDS encoding ABC transporter ATP-binding protein; this translates as MNIILKVESLSKKYNETTILDKVSFGINQGEIVGLLGRNGSGKTTLMKVILGLTAFDGGKVLFKEKDNYLEKPELMSEFGYLLDCKLFEYLNAYDNLYVFDKYASSNRSKKELRKKIIELLAFADLPNDKKVVKGFSFGMKQRLGLALSLLENPKFLLLDEPFVGLDPLGVEQLQTTIFEMREKYGITILISSHQLSEIEQMCDRYLYIESKHIKEVPKEENIKIKITLKAPQKQLIQALKNQVLIKENEICLNYDISLLNDLLKFIYAEDGEIEKLSIENHNLSSLFKGEE
- a CDS encoding ABC transporter permease, producing the protein MKNIIQAELFKMFKRRIFIGILCLSSFSLLYALGIYFKWQFIVIDGRVDIISFSTSMWALLMMLGIPLVLFSFLGASTLGGEVSDGQILLEIIRTKSRGKLVIGKFFSVSIALLICYLMSYVLSTLFYIIFISHSENGKGILLDFKDYHLHLVLESIVGCTFLVLFIVIGMLFSINFGTFRAVIFSMLVYVGLKFISNIEAINKWLPGYFTLVEDSDYSVALIIYHFAIIVGISILLLVRIKKQMKKKSL